A genomic segment from Limosilactobacillus sp. encodes:
- a CDS encoding UPF0223 family protein, whose amino-acid sequence MQSKSYSYPLNPDWSTQEMETVIAMLRAVEDAYEVGIKREEVLKRYRAFKQIVTSKAEEKQIGREFEKESGYVLYQVVKQAQTSSAKTIKMAGD is encoded by the coding sequence ATGCAGAGCAAGAGTTATTCCTACCCATTAAATCCAGATTGGTCGACGCAGGAGATGGAGACCGTCATTGCAATGCTGCGGGCGGTGGAAGATGCCTATGAAGTTGGCATCAAACGCGAGGAAGTACTGAAACGCTACCGGGCGTTTAAGCAAATCGTAACTTCCAAGGCGGAAGAGAAGCAGATTGGCCGCGAGTTTGAAAAGGAGTCGGGCTATGTCCTGTATCAAGTGGTCAAGCAGGCGCAGACTTCTTCGGCCAAGACAATCAAGATGGCTGGCGATTAA
- a CDS encoding inositol monophosphatase family protein translates to MLEEIDSRVQKLLHQINQATLAQLNSTYQVATKSDYSDLVTSIDRQNERTINEQLREIDPAARILSEEGIGDDEVTNLAGHVWIVDPLDGTLNFVKQHDNFGIMLALYIDGRPVLGYIMDSVNGDLYHGGNHWGVFKNEQRLVPPTDTTLRQSLIAVSSSLILRNVANLPAVAQAASGLRMYGSAAKEMIGVLTGELGAYVSWLKPWDLAAGRVLAEELGLSVKSIDGDGINVLSSNLVLVATNGVARDILARTK, encoded by the coding sequence GTGTTAGAAGAGATTGATTCAAGAGTTCAAAAGCTGTTGCACCAGATTAACCAGGCGACCCTGGCCCAATTGAATAGCACCTACCAGGTTGCCACGAAGAGCGACTATAGCGATTTGGTGACCAGCATTGATCGGCAAAACGAGCGAACCATCAACGAGCAGCTACGGGAGATTGATCCGGCGGCCCGGATTCTCAGCGAGGAGGGGATTGGTGACGACGAGGTGACCAATCTTGCTGGGCACGTTTGGATCGTGGACCCCCTGGATGGGACCCTAAACTTTGTTAAGCAGCACGATAACTTTGGTATCATGCTGGCCCTCTACATTGACGGGCGCCCGGTTTTGGGCTACATCATGGATTCGGTCAACGGGGACCTTTATCACGGTGGCAATCACTGGGGTGTTTTCAAAAACGAGCAACGGCTTGTACCACCGACCGACACCACATTGCGTCAAAGCCTAATCGCGGTCAGCAGCTCGCTGATTCTGCGAAACGTCGCTAATCTACCGGCCGTGGCCCAGGCGGCGAGCGGCCTGCGGATGTACGGCAGCGCCGCCAAGGAAATGATTGGCGTCCTGACCGGAGAACTTGGGGCCTACGTTTCCTGGCTGAAGCCCTGGGATCTGGCGGCCGGTCGGGTCCTGGCCGAAGAATTGGGATTGAGTGTGAAATCAATTGACGGTGATGGAATAAATGTGCTATCATCTAATCTTGTATTAGTAGCAACGAACGGGGTCGCGCGCGACATTCTCGCCCGGACCAAGTAG
- a CDS encoding 2-oxo acid dehydrogenase subunit E2, translated as MAYKFRLPEMGEGLTEGDVASFLVKEGDAIKADDPLVEIQTDKSTTQLVSPVDGTVTKLDAKEDDHVEKGDDLVEIDDGKDGVSTNVEGDDEGGSDADEAPAEEESEAPAESTAPAAPAAPAKGGVAPLAEPNKLVMAMPSVRQYARDKGVDISLVQPSGNHGQVLKEDIDNFNGAAAAAPAAGAATAAAPVAKAGNTIKPYTGAGEDAETREPLSNMRKIIAKNMRESADISPMVTVFANAEVSKMMANRKKYKAVAADEGIHLTFLPYVVKAIIAMMKKYPEFNASIDDSTQELVQKHYYNIGIATSTDHGLYNPNIKNADSKSMFEIAKEISANAQAAEDNKLSPESMAHGSITISNIGSMRGGWFTPIINQPEVAILGMGTIATEPVVNDEGEIVVGHNMKLSLTVDHRLIDGALATEALNYLKKLLEDPELLMMEG; from the coding sequence ATGGCTTACAAATTCAGACTACCTGAAATGGGTGAAGGCCTTACTGAAGGTGACGTTGCTTCATTCCTGGTTAAGGAAGGCGACGCTATCAAGGCTGACGATCCATTAGTAGAAATTCAAACCGATAAGTCCACCACCCAACTGGTATCTCCAGTTGACGGGACCGTTACCAAGCTGGATGCTAAGGAAGACGATCACGTTGAAAAGGGTGACGACCTGGTTGAAATCGACGATGGCAAGGACGGCGTAAGCACTAACGTCGAAGGCGACGACGAAGGTGGCAGTGACGCTGATGAAGCACCTGCTGAAGAAGAATCCGAAGCTCCAGCAGAATCCACTGCTCCTGCTGCTCCAGCCGCACCTGCTAAGGGTGGCGTTGCTCCACTTGCTGAGCCAAACAAGCTGGTTATGGCAATGCCTTCCGTTCGTCAGTATGCCCGTGACAAGGGTGTTGACATCTCCTTAGTACAACCAAGTGGTAACCATGGTCAAGTACTGAAGGAAGATATTGACAACTTCAACGGTGCTGCTGCCGCTGCTCCAGCTGCCGGTGCTGCTACTGCTGCTGCACCTGTTGCTAAGGCTGGTAACACCATCAAGCCTTACACTGGCGCTGGTGAAGATGCCGAGACTCGTGAACCACTGTCCAACATGCGGAAGATCATTGCTAAGAACATGCGTGAATCTGCCGACATCAGTCCAATGGTTACTGTCTTCGCTAATGCCGAAGTATCTAAGATGATGGCAAACCGGAAGAAGTACAAGGCTGTTGCTGCTGACGAAGGTATTCACCTGACCTTCCTGCCTTACGTTGTTAAGGCCATCATCGCTATGATGAAGAAGTACCCAGAATTCAATGCTTCCATTGATGACAGTACTCAAGAATTAGTTCAGAAGCACTACTACAACATTGGTATTGCTACCAGCACTGACCATGGTCTGTACAACCCGAACATCAAGAACGCTGATTCCAAGAGCATGTTTGAAATTGCTAAGGAAATCTCCGCTAACGCTCAGGCTGCTGAAGACAACAAGCTGAGTCCAGAAAGCATGGCTCACGGCTCCATCACGATTTCCAACATTGGTTCCATGCGTGGTGGCTGGTTCACTCCAATCATCAACCAACCAGAAGTTGCTATCCTCGGGATGGGTACGATTGCTACTGAACCAGTTGTTAACGACGAAGGCGAAATCGTTGTTGGTCACAACATGAAGCTGTCGCTGACTGTTGATCACCGTCTGATTGATGGTGCATTAGCTACTGAAGCTCTGAACTACCTGAAGAAGCTTCTGGAAGATCCTGAATTGTTAATGATGGAGGGCTAA
- the lpdA gene encoding dihydrolipoyl dehydrogenase, translating into MADVEKKDTVIVGGGPGGYVAAIRASELGQKVTLIEKGDPGLGGVCLNIGCVPSKALIAAGHRLQETLDSSTYGVSKTNATIDFKKTQDWKQKKVVDRMTRGVKMLLKKHKVEIIDGVAIMDNDHQLRVLKSGPKQFMDSDGGRKIEWNNLILATGSRPVEIPNFKFEGRVIDSTGGLNLPEIPKEFVVIGGGYIGTELAGAYADLGSHVTIIEGTDSILGGFDKDMVKVVVKNLKKKGIDIITGAMAKNSTQDDSSVTVTYEVDGKESSIKADYCMVSVGRKPNTDNFGLDMTSVKMDDHGKVIVDKQGKTNVDHIYAVGDMVPGPALAHKAFFEGKTAAGAIAGKNTANDWVGVPAVCFADPELAQVGMTASEAKDKGIEVATAQFPFAGNARAVSLDQPDGFVRFVYTKEKKNVVGAQVVGPEASTLAGELSLIVNCGMNVEDVALTIHPHPTLNEPIQEAADVALGLPTHI; encoded by the coding sequence ATGGCTGACGTTGAAAAGAAAGATACGGTTATTGTTGGTGGGGGCCCCGGTGGCTACGTTGCCGCTATTCGGGCTTCCGAATTAGGCCAGAAGGTTACCCTGATTGAAAAGGGTGACCCAGGTCTGGGTGGTGTCTGCCTGAACATTGGTTGTGTCCCATCAAAGGCTTTGATTGCCGCTGGTCACCGTCTTCAAGAAACATTGGATTCCAGCACCTATGGTGTTTCCAAGACCAATGCTACGATTGATTTCAAGAAGACCCAGGACTGGAAGCAGAAGAAGGTCGTTGACCGGATGACCCGTGGGGTTAAGATGCTGCTCAAGAAGCACAAGGTTGAAATCATTGATGGTGTTGCCATCATGGACAACGACCACCAACTTCGGGTTCTGAAGTCTGGTCCAAAGCAATTCATGGACTCTGACGGCGGTCGGAAGATCGAATGGAACAACCTGATTTTGGCTACTGGTTCTCGTCCAGTGGAAATTCCGAACTTCAAGTTTGAAGGCCGGGTTATCGACTCTACTGGTGGCTTGAACCTGCCTGAGATCCCTAAGGAATTTGTTGTTATCGGTGGTGGTTACATCGGTACTGAACTGGCTGGTGCATATGCCGACCTTGGTTCTCACGTAACGATCATTGAAGGTACTGACAGCATCCTTGGTGGCTTCGACAAGGACATGGTTAAGGTTGTTGTTAAGAACCTGAAGAAGAAGGGCATTGACATCATTACTGGTGCCATGGCCAAGAACTCGACGCAGGATGACTCCAGTGTTACGGTAACCTACGAAGTTGACGGTAAGGAAAGCAGCATTAAGGCTGACTACTGCATGGTTTCTGTTGGTCGGAAGCCAAACACCGACAACTTTGGCCTTGACATGACGAGTGTCAAGATGGACGACCACGGCAAGGTTATCGTTGACAAGCAGGGTAAGACCAATGTCGACCATATCTACGCTGTTGGTGACATGGTTCCCGGCCCAGCATTGGCTCACAAGGCATTCTTCGAAGGTAAGACTGCCGCTGGAGCGATTGCCGGTAAGAACACTGCTAATGACTGGGTAGGGGTACCTGCCGTTTGCTTCGCTGACCCAGAACTTGCCCAAGTCGGCATGACTGCTAGTGAAGCTAAGGACAAGGGCATTGAAGTTGCCACTGCACAGTTCCCATTTGCTGGGAATGCACGGGCGGTTTCACTTGACCAACCAGACGGCTTTGTTCGCTTCGTTTACACGAAGGAGAAGAAGAACGTCGTTGGTGCCCAGGTTGTTGGTCCAGAAGCAAGTACGCTTGCTGGTGAACTTTCATTAATCGTTAACTGTGGTATGAACGTTGAAGACGTTGCTTTGACGATTCACCCACACCCAACCCTTAACGAACCAATCCAAGAAGCTGCTGATGTTGCTCTGGGTCTGCCAACCCACATCTAA